The Manis pentadactyla isolate mManPen7 chromosome 12, mManPen7.hap1, whole genome shotgun sequence genome contains the following window.
AACAGGCCATCACTCCTTGAAACCAGAGATGAGACAATGACTGATTGCTGGCTCTGCACACAGCCTCCTCCTGTTTAAATTTCCCCCTTAAGAGCCCCTCACTCCAAGCACTCGGACACAGTCTTGGTCCACCATCCTCAGGATTTTCCACCGATGCTTGTCCTTTGGGGCTTGGTCTTTTGGGCTGTGAGCAGCTGAGCTTCACTCTGGAATCGGGCTCCGGCCTGCTAACAGAACTACGTGGCCATGGGCAAATGACCTCTTCTCTTGGAACCTGTGAAATGGGATGCTGGCTGCCTGGCTTACCGAGGGCGGGGGCTGGCTTCCTCCCTACCCCCCACCTGTGGAGTGGGGAGAGGTTCAGAGGAGACTTACTTACAGCCCAAGGCATTCAAGTTAGAGCGGAGGTGAACGGGAGCCTGTACCCCACAGCTGTGTTCTTTCTCCTCATTTCTCCAGGCATCTTCCACTGCTGAGCCTCCAGATGGGGATGGGGATGCAGCGGGCCCTGAGACCCCATCACCAGGGTCCTGGCTCCCCCAGACCTCCCTTCTGGACTCTAGATCCCCAAATGCTCCCAGCTGTCCCCCGCTGGCCTCCTGACACTGCCCCCTCACCTGAGATTCTAGCTGTACCCTTGgtgccctccccagccccagccaacagCTATTTCCGGGCCACCCCTGTGCTACATGCCAGGTGCCCCGTGGCTCTATTTATGCTGTTGACACTTACTACCTTCTTTGCAACCTGCTGAAGCCCACCTGGCTCATCACCTCTGGCCGAGAGGAAACTGCCCCCTGGCCAAGCCACAGGAAAGGAGTAACCAATTTTACTTTTTCAGTGAGGAATCGGTATTTGTGTAGCAACTGTATATTtagaaattaactttaaaatatttaaagcatccAGGCAATTCTGAAAGGAACCCACCTGTTTCCCCTTGAGAACCAGGTGCAGCCCGCCTTGAACACCAGCAGTTCCCCggaacttgtcagaaatgcaaatcCTCAGGTCCACCCTGGAGCTGCACAGTCCGAAACTCTGGGGTTGGGGCCCTGCAGGCCCCGTCTGGGATGTTCTGTGCCCTACAGCCATGTTCCTCAAAAGAAAGTACACAGGAACCCCCGGGGGATCTTGCTACAGCTCAGACTCCAAGTGGGTGTGTCTGGGGTGGGCAGAGGGCCTGCATTTCCCACAAGCTCAGGGAGACACTGGCGTGCTGCTCCGGACCACACCTTGAATAGCAAGGGTCTAAAGCTGGCGTCCGCAAACCTCCATCCACTGCCTACTTCTGGGCACACAGCCACATCCACCCTTGTGTAACTAACTGCTGTCCACACCCCAAAGAGCTGTAATCGGACAGACAGCTGGACATGAACTATTCACTATCGGGTCCTTCGCAGAAAAAGTGTGCATCCCCTGGTCTGAAGTTGTCTCTTTCAGCCTGATTCCAGAAAGTGCCAGCATTTTCCACCTCCCAGCCACACCAGCATCTCCCACTGCTAGGTTTATTTCAGGGCTGCCCCTGGCCTCCTGAACCCCAACACTATCCGAAAGCTCAAACTGGGTCAGACCTGCccttttccccaccccaccccacagcgCATTATAAACAAGCTCCGCCTTTCTCACCAGCTGAGGCAGGGACCTGGGTCAAGGTAcatctctgaggccccccacaCAAGAAACAAGACACTTTGGGACGGGTATTCTCCGCATCCTTTATCTGCCGCGGGGTCAGCGGCCCTCCAGAGTGCGGTCTCGGGCGATGACCGCCTCCTCGAACTTGATCATGAGCGTGGTGCCCTTGTGCCAGTGCGCCGTGACCTTGGCGGGAAAGCCGCTGTGCGTGAGCACTGCCTCCACGATGCCCGCTGTGAAGCTGGCGCAGTTGAGCGTGCTGTTCTCCTTGGGTACCGAGATGTAGGTGTTGATGAGAGGCTCGCGCTCGATGATGTAGAAGGTGCGCGCGTCGTCGTTGGCCTGCTCCAGCTTGTCGGCCTCCTTGCCGAAGAGCGCCTTCCACACGGCGCCC
Protein-coding sequences here:
- the TRAPPC5 gene encoding trafficking protein particle complex subunit 5 produces the protein MEARFTRGKSALLERALARPRTEVNLSAFALLFSELVQHCQSRVFSVAELQARLAALGRQVGARVLDALVAREKGSRRETKVLGALLFVKGAVWKALFGKEADKLEQANDDARTFYIIEREPLINTYISVPKENSTLNCASFTAGIVEAVLTHSGFPAKVTAHWHKGTTLMIKFEEAVIARDRTLEGR